Proteins encoded within one genomic window of Ranitomeya variabilis isolate aRanVar5 chromosome 4, aRanVar5.hap1, whole genome shotgun sequence:
- the LOC143767820 gene encoding uncharacterized protein LOC143767820, translating into MGSSRQRQRAADRSLMPEFLHLSSVFHEGLKAMGDRLDTAISHMSTRIQEVTTALAQVKADLQRPAHHFFNQIEQGMSEHLSPDLQITVMQACNAAYMQAMQQSRYFQQTVGAFPPVPTLSRFTSMPTSAAYHCTATSIPNTAGPYYSTTTMPSAVGQPTATTMTTAAPAWASSTATTMLPPQDPGLAFPATTTRVPLPDPALAFPATTTRVPLPDPALAFPATTTRVPLPDPALAFPATTTTNPRQPKKGKGKTKQKKNIAIPPPSPPNVSVMSGLSHPSSVSQPSHVSSPIPEFPDPSSFIAPSPATPMSATISQTSQLDTPQYRHSTPSRRS; encoded by the coding sequence atgggctcctcccggcagcggcagagggccgcggacaggtcactcatgcccgagtttttgcacttgagctcggtctttcacgagggactcaaggcgatgggtgaccgactggatactgccattagtcatatgagcacacgtatccaggaggttaccacagcccttgcccaagtgaaagccgacctccagaggccagcacatcatttttttaatcagatagaacagggcatgtcggaacaccttagtcccgatctccagattactgttatgcaggcctgcaatgctgcttacatgcaggctatgcagcagagtcggtattttcagcagacagtgggggcatttccaccagtgcccacactgtcacgctttacgtcaatgccgacatctgctgcataccactgcacggccacctccattccaaacactgccggaccgtattatagcaccaccaccatgcccagtgcagtgggtcagcccaccgccaccaccatgacaactgctgctcctgcttgggcctcctccactgccaccaccatgctgccgccgcaggaccctggcctggcgttccccgccaccaccacaagagtgccgttgccggaccctgccctggcgttccccgccaccaccacaagagtgccgttgccggaccctgccctggcgttccccgccaccaccacaagagtgccgttgccggaccctgccctggcattccccgccaccacaacaactaACCCGCGCCAACcaaagaaagggaaaggcaaaacaaaacaaaaaaaaaacatagctatccctcccccctcacctcccaatgtgtctgtaatgtctggtttgtctcacccttccagtgtgtctcagccctctcatgtgtctagcccaatccctgaatttcctgaccccagcagttttatagcgccttctcctgccacccctatgtcggctacaataagccagacctcacagctcgacaccccacaatatcggcactcaaccccaagcaggcgcagttaa